The DNA region ATGCACGGACATGATCCGAGAGGGGTCCTCGGCTCCTCTTCTCGGTTGCGCCAAAATGACGTTAATGGCGCCTAATGCTGGCCGAGGAGTATTTCCACGATACATTCTTGTACCTTGATGTCCAACTTGCCCGTCCGACCTAGACAAGAAATGATTGAGCTTTCCTGCCTTGGCCAATTGGTTCAAATGGTCACGCAACGTCTGACACTCTTCTGTGGTATGTCCATTGTCTTGATGATAATGACAATGAAGACTTTGATTCCTTAaggatgcatctccactcattttgttAGGTTGTCTAAAGTATGGTTCGTCTCGTATTTTCTCTAATATTTGATGTATGGGTTCCTTGAACAATGAATTAACCAAAGGAGCTCCAGCTGGCAATGGACGACTTGGAAAATCTAGCCTAGGACGACTGCCTTGATACCCCATTCCCTGAAGATCCTTCTTTTCTAGAAATAGCTTtgcttttcctttgctttgaaTCTGGTCCTCCTCAACCCGCTTATACTTGTCTATACGATCCATAAGCTGGCGCATGTTTACAGCTGATTTcattgtcaaagacttcctcaaTCCGTGCTCTGTAGGGAGCCCCACCTTAAAAGTTGTTACAGCCACATTTTCAACatctccatcaatttcattatacatttccCAATACCGATCGGAATAAGTTTTGAGcgtttctccttccctcattGCCATAGATAGTAATGCATCCAAGGGCTTTGGGACCATACTACATATTATGAATCGAGCCCCAAATGCCCTCGTCAACTCTTCAAAGGACTTTAGGAAACCTTCctccaaagcatcaaaccattGCATGGCCACTAGCCCCAAACTGGAaggaaaaactttacacatcaacgCTTCATTATTCAAGTAAACTGCCATCTTTTGATTAAATTGACTGACGTGTTCTACAGGATCAgtcctgccattataaatggtaaataCAGGTTGAGAAAATCTATGGGGGAGCTTTGCCTTATTTATTCGAGCCATGAAAGGGGATTTAGAGATTTGCCTCAAGGCTTTGCCCATTGCATCATTCCCCTCACCTTGATATGACCCATCCCTACCTCGCGTCTCCTCCCCCCTCTTTGCCCTGCCACCAAAAGAAGTAACCAAACGGGACTTATTAGGAAGAGAATTGGATGCTTGATGATCATCTCCTCCTCGCTTTTCCTCGGAGCTATCATTGGATGAATAAGACGGGCTTCTCCTACCACGCTTCCTACAATCTAAGCGTTTGCGCAGATAATATATCTCTGATTGCATTTGCTGCAACACATCATCATGGGACATTTGTCTCTCAGTCTGTGATGGTCGTCCAGCCACTCGATCACTATGATACGATTCTACCACCACACTTGGGGTGTGTTGCTTTCCATCTCTGCGTTGCATATTTATAGCTTGGTTCCCCCTTTGTGAACCTACTGATTCTTCCATTTCCTAATTCACCTCCGCCATTCACCTTCAAACCAGAACGTCACACTTtattgttcccacagacggtgccaattgtaaggacctaaAATCATGCACAAGCCCAACAATAATGACGTTTAATAATTTAAggtccaaaacaatgaatttgtagagagttcATGGCGTTCTCCTTTTCtcccctctctacaaattcattattttgggccttgaattattaaacgttattattgttgggcttgtgcatgattttaggtccttacaattattattattattattattattattattattattattattattaaaaatagtttcttatataaaatttataaaagtaaTCATATAAATctctctaataaaaataatcaacaCATAACTATGAATAATTAACATATGCATTTACTTTAATTGCTAATTCAATGACATtgatataaatgcaaactttaTTGAGGTAGAGGTTAAAACAATAGAATATTTACACCAACGAAAATATTGTTATAATTCCTCTtgttgagggaaaaaaaaaaaagaatcaattaaTACAATCAAAAGGCCTCAAAACTCTTTTCAATTTCCCTCTTTGTACCAATTGAATGGACACTCCAAATAAATTAGCCAATCATAATAACTAATTTAAACTGTACAggtcattatattttttttataaaactttagTGTCTCTCATTGTATGCTTTTGATATATATGTAGTATTTACATCATTCTTGTCATAGTGTATGGGCCCTACCCCTATAGATGGTAAAGTTATGATATAGATATAGGAAATGGATTATATTCCTTCTCTTGGAGACCACCTAACAAATTAATAGAGCAGAGAGGGACACCATCGAAAGCATGAGTCTTCATATCGGAAAGAGTCAATCCTGGCCAAATCATTAGCCACGTATGACTTAGAATTAgtcaaagtatatatataccacACATCATAAGCAACGAAAATTCAAAGCATTCATTTGAGTTGGGCTCTCCTTGTTTTGAGTTTATCATTACGCTAAGGCTCTTGATTCctctttgtaattttcttgTTCGATCTTTTGTGAATAAAATTTCCTGATCATCAACTCTGATCCTCAGTAGGAAACCTTCTGGCACTTAATCCCAATCCTCAAAAACTGGCCATTGAGCCTCCCTCAATACTTATGcggatgaaaaattattattagataCTCCTGGGATATAGTAAGATGATGCTTcctctttttataaaaaagattaaagataaaaaagaaagagataagagTGTTCTTGGTGTAATGTAAATAGGAACACAAAAAGTGGTATAAAATATTTGTGTTCATAGATCTTTAtacaaacaaaatcataataaatgtttattaattattattataattagcAAAatccatattttgaaaaaaaaatcaaaatatattatactttTCAATGCATTGCATGAGTTACCCACCCCATTGACCACATCattattctttctctttttttattttttatctttaatttttttaacaatatttatatatcttgtttttataaattcatcttagacaattttaactttatatatttatctactttaattttaatgctataactaaataataaatcaataaaaaaaaattgtttatacatattcatcttgggaggttttaactttacatataatttttcttttacatgttcAACtactttaatttatatatttataactaAAAAAGTGAAAtcaatgaataataaaaaataaaaaaaatctataaaaagaTATTCACAAACCTTTCTTAATCTTTGATGGTAGAAAAAATAATCTTGTACATTacacatcattattttttttaaatcttttttataatagaGTTCCCTtgtatatataatgattattttggGTTTAGATTTCTGCAcatccattatatatataattttttttttcacattaattttaaTATGTTAAAATGTAGACATTTTCGTAATAATTATGGATATGTGTTAATAGAATGTAAAAGAATATTTTTCCTATCAAATGCTTAATGAATGAGATGCCTTTTAACTAGGGTTTGTTTAGAATccgcttattttactaaaattaaattttttttgctgaaagtactatagataaaagtaaaagttagctgaaatagtgtagtgagacctataaatagtaccaaaaattgCAATGAGATCTATAAATAATAACACTTTTTAATTTGGAACCAAACAAACACCTAACAAGTATTAATAAGGGAGGAAGATAACAAAGTCTTGGAGGAAAAAATACATTATGCACCATatgcatgttttttttcttctctcacaTAAAGTAAATCCCACGTCTGTGTGAGATCCACCTCCATATAAAAGAGAGGAAACATCCATCAAAATGTATGGTATACCATCTCGTCAAcagagtgtaaaaaaaaaaaaaaaaagcaatcttGGTCAACATGGTGCACACTGGTTTCGAAGAAACTTCCCTGTACTTTACCCGTAAGAGTATGactccgtttggatagagcttattgctgaaaactgaaaactgaaaacactgtagcaaaataatttttaaatgtatgaatagtgttgtgggatccatttttaatatttttttctgaataaagtgtttgtgggtcccataaaCAGTGTGTAAACAGTGCAGCTATAGTGCGTAAACAGTGAAATTGGTCTCTCACACAGTAAaataacgtgcatgaacagtaccggttactgttcatgcacgttgaaaaaaaaaaaaaaaaaaaaaaacgtagaaTCTCAAAACGTGGCCACAAAACGCACTATCCAAACTAAGCTTATAACcccaatatattatatatatggcCATTGAGTCTCCCTATACAGCAGTATTCTAAAAGGCTAGCGAGATGGCAAGGTTCTACGTTCAAGCTGTGCGGAGTTGGTTGAGAGAtcatttctttaaaagaaaaaaggaaagaaaagaaagagagagtgcaTTTGTTGAAAATGGAAGCAAGTTATTAGAGAAGCTGATTGCCTCTTGCAATGGCAGGCCTATTCCCATCCGTACCTTCTCTGCTCAACAACTCCACCTAGCAACCAACAACTACTGTGAACCTCAGCTAGAATATTGGTACAAGGGTTCTCTTGAAGGACGAATTGTTCTTGTCAATCGACTTTCTGACGCGAAAATATTGGCCTATTTAACTATCAATGATATAGTGATTTCTGCACAGATGAGTGGTCACAGTAATGTATTGAAGCCCATAGGGTGTTGTCTTGACACTCAATGTCCCATTTTAGTGTATGAATTCGCTGCCAATGGTATCCTTGCAGATCTAATATACGTCTCCCGTGTTACTGAACTACGACATCAGCCTATGGTGTGGGAGAGAAGGTTAAAGATTGCAAGGCAGATTGCTCATGCTATTTCCTATCTCCATACAGCCTTCGAAAGACCTGTCATCCACATGTATATACATATGCGTAGTATCTTATTAGATGAACATGATGTTCCCAAATTGtccaactttcttttttctgtatCAATCCCTGAGGGTGAAACTGACGTGAAAGGTTATCAAGGCTTTCGTAAAACAAGGTTTTGCGCCCCTGAGTTTAGAGGATCGGGCAAGGTAACGGAGAAAACTGATGTATGTTACTTTGGTGAGCTTCTTCTAGAACTTTTAACTGGAGAGGATTCTTCAAATATAACCCGATTGAAAATTGATGATGGTTCTATCTTAGTACAATACATGCATAACCGTGCTCAAGGTTTTTGCATAAACGAGATTGTGGATCCTACAATCTTGGAAGATGGGGAAGGAGGTGCTAGTTTACAGCGACAGTTACAAGCTGTGTTGGACCTTGCCTTGATATGTACAGAGAAAGACCCACATAGAAGGCCAACTATGGTAGATGTCACCAAACAACTCAGACGGATTGAGAGGTTCATTCCTTGACTAATTATTTTCTCACTTGGGTTCATCcaatcatttattatttttgttgttattagcTTATATTAACTAATATCAAATGCTAGGATGACTGAATGAActcaatttaattttcaactGTTATGGTAATCTCTAATTTGCCCTTGCAAAATATCTTGTGGTCATATAATATTCTTATATGTTGAACCTGATTTTTCCAATAGCTTTAATATGTAGAAAATTAGATTTGCATTATTGCATATTCAAATGTTTTAGGCATGAAAGCAAACagagtttatttgattttcaaacaAATGGCCATGGATGAAATTTAGACTAGTTAAAAGGCTTATTTGGTGAAGAGCCATTTAATGCCATTATCAAATCGCCAATGCTACTGAGAAGCAGGCCTAATAAACCAGGACGCATGCATCTTAAATAATTAAGGAGGGTTCTATATGAGATCAGTTAACTAATGGTATTTCTCAATCACACAGGTTCACAGAGGTGGGTGAAGAGCTTTTGGGGAGTTTGAAGAATTTAAAGCTTCATCAGCGTTTTGAAATGTTACTATGGAAGATTGCAAATGATATCTTACTAACAGAAGCTCAAAAGAAGCAAAAATGTGAGATTGAAACTACTTGCTGTCCTTTGTGTGACATTGAAAACGAAACATGCCTGCACTTATTCAAAAACTGTTCTGTAGTAAAAGCAGCTTGGTTTAGTTCAAACTGGGGATTTTGTATTGAATC from Castanea sativa cultivar Marrone di Chiusa Pesio chromosome 6, ASM4071231v1 includes:
- the LOC142639312 gene encoding uncharacterized protein LOC142639312; the encoded protein is MEESVGSQRGNQAINMQRRDGKQHTPSVVVESYHSDRVAGRPSQTERQMSHDDVLQQMQSEIYYLRKRLDCRKRGRRSPSYSSNDSSEEKRGGDDHQASNSLPNKSRLVTSFGGRAKRGEETRGRDGSYQGEGNDAMGKALRQISKSPFMARINKAKLPHRFSQPVFTIYNGRTDPVEHVSQFNQKMAVYLNNEALMCKVFPSSLGLVAMQWFDALEEGFLKSFEELTRAFGARFIICSMVPKPLDALLSMAMREGETLKTYSDRYWEMYNEIDGDVENVAVTTFKVGLPTEHGLRKSLTMKSAVNMRQLMDRIDKYKRVEEDQIQSKGKAKLFLEKKDLQGMGYQGSRPRLDFPSRPLPAGAPLVNSLFKEPIHQILEKIRDEPYFRQPNKMSGDASLRNQSLHCHYHQDNGHTTEECQTLRDHLNQLAKAGKLNHFLSRSDGQVGHQGTRMYRGNTPRPALGAINVILAQPRRGAEDPSRIMSVHSSFGKEVMEGSSQLAKWVKFSATLVLGFSEEDKEGTCQPHDDTLVVTIRIG
- the LOC142641277 gene encoding serine/threonine-protein kinase ZRK1-like; this encodes MARFYVQAVRSWLRDHFFKRKKERKERESAFVENGSKLLEKLIASCNGRPIPIRTFSAQQLHLATNNYCEPQLEYWYKGSLEGRIVLVNRLSDAKILAYLTINDIVISAQMSGHSNVLKPIGCCLDTQCPILVYEFAANGILADLIYVSRVTELRHQPMVWERRLKIARQIAHAISYLHTAFERPVIHMYIHMRSILLDEHDVPKLSNFLFSVSIPEGETDVKGYQGFRKTRFCAPEFRGSGKVTEKTDVCYFGELLLELLTGEDSSNITRLKIDDGSILVQYMHNRAQGFCINEIVDPTILEDGEGGASLQRQLQAVLDLALICTEKDPHRRPTMVDVTKQLRRIERFTEVGEELLGSLKNLKLHQRFEMLLWKIANDILLTEAQKKQKCEIETTCCPLCDIENETCLHLFKNCSVVKAAWFSSNWGFCIESLNVNNSFDLIKNIVVPPAHVLQEQVTKEQFVLMAAIIMDYIWRLRNRVMFQNEKVNFQAIPFEISRKLEEHASESLKRNASNDGSQAVKEACERPLEA